The following coding sequences lie in one Mesorhizobium sp. DCY119 genomic window:
- a CDS encoding TolC family protein has protein sequence MEPLSEDQNLAFASERLIRATANQEPVTGSISLYEAMARALKYNLDTKVEIMEAALKVRELDLANYSALPKLVANSGYAGRTDPDSSTPSTRDPDIFTDDLTFSWNILDFGLSYVRAKQTADEALIQEEMKRKIVNRVIEDVRTAYWRAVSYERLVGRMRALEGRVAGALRDTRRLASSGESSPLVALTYERELIQVQREIELLEGELKVSKSQLAALMNVTPGSNYTLAVPKRRTTKLGLPGKSGDLFQIAVTNRPEMREVAYRMRINEKEVDAALLDLLPSFNLYAGVNYDSNKFISSNDWVSWGAKVSWNLMKLATMPAVMKKVEAQQAALDARSLSVAMAIMTQVHISRVRYAHLQKSYGTAAALSNVSHRILTQVRAETAAQRTSEQVLIREEMNALLADAKLDMAYADLQNAYANVYASLGLNPFPTNLSTDESVAVIAEKLKGMWIERGAKAGTEVAGLQ, from the coding sequence ATGGAGCCTCTTTCCGAGGATCAAAATCTCGCATTCGCCAGCGAAAGACTTATCCGTGCGACAGCCAACCAGGAGCCGGTCACCGGTTCTATCAGCCTCTACGAGGCAATGGCCCGGGCTCTGAAATACAACCTGGACACGAAAGTCGAGATCATGGAGGCGGCGCTCAAGGTCCGCGAACTCGACCTTGCAAACTATTCAGCACTACCGAAACTCGTTGCGAACTCCGGCTATGCGGGCCGCACCGACCCTGATTCGAGCACGCCGTCCACGCGCGATCCGGATATCTTCACCGACGACCTGACCTTCTCCTGGAACATTCTCGACTTCGGTCTCTCATATGTTCGGGCAAAGCAGACTGCTGACGAGGCGCTCATCCAGGAGGAGATGAAGCGCAAGATCGTGAACAGGGTGATTGAGGATGTCCGCACGGCTTACTGGCGCGCGGTCAGCTATGAGCGCCTTGTCGGTCGCATGCGCGCGCTCGAGGGCCGCGTTGCCGGCGCACTGAGAGATACGCGCCGGCTGGCAAGCAGCGGTGAAAGCTCACCGCTCGTTGCCTTGACCTACGAGCGGGAACTCATCCAGGTTCAACGGGAGATCGAACTTCTCGAAGGCGAATTGAAGGTCTCCAAAAGCCAGCTTGCGGCTTTGATGAATGTGACCCCCGGCTCGAACTACACATTGGCCGTTCCCAAGCGCCGTACGACAAAGCTTGGCCTTCCCGGTAAATCAGGCGACCTTTTCCAGATCGCTGTAACCAACCGGCCGGAGATGCGTGAAGTCGCCTACCGCATGCGCATCAACGAGAAGGAAGTCGACGCGGCACTGCTCGACCTGCTGCCGAGTTTCAACCTTTATGCCGGTGTGAACTACGACTCCAACAAGTTCATCTCTTCGAACGATTGGGTATCGTGGGGCGCCAAGGTCAGTTGGAACCTCATGAAGCTGGCAACGATGCCGGCGGTAATGAAGAAAGTGGAAGCACAACAGGCAGCCCTTGACGCAAGGTCGCTTTCAGTCGCCATGGCGATCATGACGCAAGTCCATATCAGCCGCGTCCGCTACGCTCATCTGCAAAAATCCTACGGCACGGCAGCAGCACTCTCCAATGTGTCTCATCGCATCCTCACCCAGGTTCGCGCCGAGACGGCAGCGCAGCGCACCAGCGAACAGGTGCTGATCCGCGAGGAGATGAACGCCCTGCTCGCCGATGCCAAGCTGGATATGGCTTATGCCGACCTGCAGAACGCCTACGCCAATGTCTACGCTTCGCTGGGCCTCAATCCGTTCCCGACAAATCTGAGTACGGACGAAAGCGTCGCTGTCATTGCCGAAAAGCTCAAGGGCATGTGGATCGAGCGTGGAGCAAAAGCCGGCACGGAGGTTGCAGGCCTGCAGTAG
- a CDS encoding efflux RND transporter periplasmic adaptor subunit, with protein MIASRYAFASALLVGLMVALPASSQNEETSVRGIVRSVDEAWISTDLGFRVETLPFREGQSFKKGDILATFDCGDLTAELNSAEAQLRAEQITYENNSRLAKLNAAGKFEVQLSKAKADQAAAMVEAYQSKISRCTIKAPFDGRVAVMRAHAYEIPDRTQPIMQIVGQSELEIEMLLPSLWLKWLKPGVSFDFSIEETGGSLPAEVSRIAAVVDPVSQTVKVIGRFTGNTNGVLPGMSGPAKFKAPDG; from the coding sequence ATGATTGCATCACGCTACGCCTTTGCCTCGGCATTGCTTGTCGGCTTGATGGTCGCGTTGCCTGCATCGTCCCAGAACGAGGAAACGTCCGTCCGCGGCATTGTCCGTTCGGTAGATGAAGCCTGGATCTCCACCGATCTCGGTTTTCGCGTCGAGACGCTGCCGTTTCGCGAGGGTCAGTCCTTCAAGAAGGGGGACATACTTGCGACATTCGACTGCGGCGACCTCACGGCCGAATTGAACTCTGCCGAAGCGCAACTGCGGGCGGAACAAATCACTTATGAGAACAACTCCCGCCTCGCCAAGCTGAACGCCGCAGGCAAATTCGAGGTTCAGCTCTCAAAGGCCAAGGCCGATCAGGCTGCGGCGATGGTCGAGGCCTATCAAAGCAAGATTTCCCGCTGCACCATCAAGGCGCCGTTCGACGGCCGCGTTGCGGTGATGCGCGCCCATGCTTATGAGATCCCCGACCGCACGCAGCCCATCATGCAGATCGTCGGCCAGTCCGAGCTGGAAATCGAGATGCTGTTGCCGTCACTGTGGCTGAAATGGCTGAAGCCTGGTGTGAGTTTCGATTTCAGCATCGAGGAAACCGGCGGTTCTTTGCCGGCCGAGGTATCGCGCATTGCTGCGGTCGTCGACCCCGTCAGTCAGACCGTCAAGGTGATCGGCCGCTTCACCGGCAATACGAACGGCGTGCTGCCCGGAATGAGCGGACCGGCGAAGTTCAAGGCGCCCGATGGCTGA
- a CDS encoding HlyD family efflux transporter periplasmic adaptor subunit: MAEKGGPQPAQAKPTLIQAKPPLGPQQPPNQQAFDLLLKIEAEARRAETVGELVFLIANETLRLTRARQIFVFANKRARQRVEAVSSIGKVERDSPRIRWIEGIVRALEADAGLNGKREFVLPAYCPPDDDEHKSFPYRFLVWLPLKLRDGHVFAGMLLAREVPWNEGDLIVAARLAETYGHAWSALTGERRLKRRFRLKPWLAVGAVAAIAAGFYPVPLTVLAPAEIAPIEPRIVAAPIDGVIDSIVVDPNASVQEGQLLLRMSDTALRNELAVAEQDVKVAEAKLKQVSQGAVADPRVRGDLAVTRTELSLATAKRDYAGDLLKRTEVTAPASGVVIFTDKRDWIGRPVSTGERVMEIADPKKIQIRVDVPVADAVAVTSGARVRAFLDSDPLRPITAHVRTASYEAQLIEGNVLAYRVYASIDENQTDLRLGIRGTAQVSGEKVPLAYYLFRRPIAAIRQRLGL, translated from the coding sequence ATGGCTGAGAAAGGCGGACCGCAGCCTGCACAGGCCAAACCGACCTTGATTCAGGCGAAGCCCCCCCTCGGCCCCCAGCAACCGCCGAACCAGCAGGCGTTCGATCTGTTGCTGAAGATCGAGGCGGAAGCCCGGCGGGCCGAGACTGTCGGCGAGCTGGTCTTCCTCATCGCCAATGAAACACTCCGGCTAACCCGCGCGCGGCAGATATTCGTCTTTGCCAACAAACGCGCCCGGCAGAGGGTTGAAGCGGTGTCTTCGATCGGCAAGGTCGAGCGGGACTCACCGCGCATCCGCTGGATCGAAGGTATCGTGCGAGCGCTCGAAGCCGACGCCGGCCTGAACGGCAAGCGTGAGTTCGTGCTGCCGGCCTATTGTCCGCCGGACGATGACGAACACAAATCGTTCCCCTACCGCTTCCTCGTCTGGCTGCCGTTGAAACTGCGGGATGGCCACGTCTTTGCCGGCATGCTTCTGGCCCGCGAAGTGCCATGGAACGAAGGGGACCTGATCGTCGCGGCGCGGCTGGCGGAAACCTATGGCCACGCTTGGTCGGCGCTGACGGGAGAACGGCGGCTGAAGCGGCGGTTTCGTCTAAAACCGTGGCTCGCAGTTGGTGCGGTGGCGGCGATCGCGGCGGGGTTTTATCCCGTGCCGCTTACCGTCCTGGCCCCTGCTGAAATCGCGCCGATCGAACCACGGATCGTCGCAGCACCAATCGACGGCGTTATCGACTCGATCGTGGTCGATCCCAATGCCAGCGTGCAGGAAGGCCAGCTTCTCCTTCGCATGTCGGACACCGCACTTCGCAACGAACTGGCTGTCGCCGAGCAGGACGTGAAGGTGGCCGAGGCCAAGCTCAAGCAGGTTTCGCAAGGTGCGGTGGCAGATCCGCGGGTGCGCGGCGACCTCGCGGTCACGCGCACGGAGCTGTCTCTTGCCACCGCAAAACGAGACTATGCCGGCGATCTTCTCAAGCGCACCGAAGTTACCGCTCCCGCTTCAGGTGTCGTCATATTCACCGACAAGCGGGACTGGATCGGCCGGCCGGTTTCCACTGGCGAACGCGTGATGGAAATCGCGGACCCTAAGAAAATACAGATCCGCGTCGACGTTCCCGTGGCCGATGCGGTCGCCGTGACCTCCGGCGCCAGGGTGCGCGCATTTCTCGATTCCGACCCACTTCGCCCAATCACCGCCCATGTCCGGACTGCTTCCTACGAGGCGCAATTGATCGAAGGCAACGTTCTCGCCTACCGCGTCTACGCCTCGATTGACGAGAACCAGACCGATCTGCGGCTGGGCATTCGCGGAACCGCGCAAGTCTCCGGCGAAAAGGTGCCGCTGGCCTACTATCTGTTCCGCCGCCCTATTGCCGCGATAAGGCAGCGGCTCGGCCTATGA
- a CDS encoding HlyD family efflux transporter periplasmic adaptor subunit, with protein MNAPDIPLPPLREDLQIMRGGTSYSGEPVWVVLDPLRNRFFRVTYEMFQLLSVWNRSPTIGALNRTLNARFGRQTDAEEVGMVLRMLDVNFFLAQPASGSWRGLYDASQRRHSLFMQLIHNYLFFRIPLVRPEPFIRATWPYVSFLFSRGFLLFAALVGLAGLYLVSRQWEEFIGTFPYVFSFEGAAISLVSIVLIKSLHELGHAYVAHRHGCRVPTMGVAFMVMMPLLYTDVTEAWKLKSRRSRMAIDSAGVITELCVAAFALFLWAFIPDGPLRSAVFVLAAAGWVLSLLVNTNPFMRFDGYYMLADLLGIENLQPRAFRHMRWRLREFLFGLGYPPPEPFPPRLDAIVTVYAICTAIYRLTLYLGIALLVYHFTIKLVGVMLFAVEIGFFIIRPVWSELKEWRAMRSDIFASRRTYVTLAIVAGLAVLAAMPLSTRVSAPALILPETFVRLFAEEAGRIEEINAKRGNMVRKGDVLFVISSPTLAQERGLAEIEIDLAQQRIGRIGADAEDLAGRGVIATQLSSLVAKRDGLAQREAKLVIKAPFNGRIADMNAEIAPGQWISRKEQLAFLSADDGSVIRGYVSGNDRARIEPGSTGWFIPDDLTQPKLRVVLASVAISGAQQLEIPQLTSQFGGRIAVHASDGKRLVPIAAEYAVTARAVDERGDPAQTWRGVLLLDGRAESLLARAWRQVLKVLVREAGA; from the coding sequence ATGAACGCGCCCGACATCCCGCTGCCGCCCCTGCGCGAAGACCTGCAGATCATGCGCGGCGGGACCAGTTATTCCGGTGAGCCGGTATGGGTCGTCCTTGACCCTTTGCGCAATCGCTTCTTCCGCGTCACCTACGAGATGTTCCAGTTGCTTTCGGTATGGAACCGCAGTCCGACCATTGGAGCGCTCAACCGAACCCTCAATGCCCGTTTCGGCCGGCAGACCGACGCCGAAGAGGTCGGCATGGTGCTGCGCATGCTCGACGTAAACTTTTTCCTGGCGCAACCGGCCTCCGGATCATGGCGAGGGCTCTACGATGCCTCGCAGCGACGCCATTCGCTGTTCATGCAACTGATCCACAATTATCTGTTCTTCAGGATTCCGCTGGTCAGGCCGGAGCCGTTCATTCGCGCGACTTGGCCCTATGTCTCGTTTCTGTTCAGCCGCGGCTTCCTGCTCTTTGCCGCGCTTGTCGGCCTGGCCGGTCTCTATCTCGTTTCGCGGCAATGGGAAGAATTCATCGGCACCTTCCCTTATGTCTTTTCGTTCGAAGGCGCTGCGATCTCGCTCGTCTCGATCGTGCTGATCAAATCGCTGCATGAACTCGGCCATGCTTACGTCGCGCATAGGCACGGCTGCCGCGTGCCGACCATGGGCGTTGCCTTCATGGTGATGATGCCGCTGCTCTATACGGACGTCACCGAGGCGTGGAAGCTCAAATCCCGCCGTTCGCGCATGGCGATCGATTCGGCCGGTGTCATCACCGAGCTTTGCGTGGCAGCCTTTGCGCTGTTCCTCTGGGCGTTCATACCCGACGGCCCGCTGCGCAGCGCCGTCTTCGTTCTGGCGGCGGCAGGCTGGGTGTTGAGCCTGCTGGTCAACACCAATCCGTTCATGCGTTTCGACGGCTATTACATGCTGGCGGACCTGCTGGGCATTGAGAACCTGCAGCCGAGGGCGTTCCGCCACATGCGCTGGCGGCTGCGCGAATTCCTGTTCGGGCTCGGCTATCCGCCACCGGAACCGTTCCCGCCGCGCCTCGATGCCATCGTGACGGTCTATGCAATCTGCACGGCGATCTATCGGCTGACGCTTTATCTCGGCATTGCGCTGCTGGTCTATCATTTCACCATCAAGCTGGTTGGCGTGATGCTGTTTGCCGTCGAGATCGGGTTTTTCATCATCCGCCCCGTTTGGTCGGAGCTCAAGGAGTGGAGGGCCATGCGCAGCGACATATTTGCAAGCCGCCGGACCTATGTGACCCTCGCAATCGTTGCAGGCCTCGCCGTCCTCGCGGCCATGCCGCTTTCGACCCGCGTCAGCGCCCCTGCTCTAATCCTGCCGGAAACGTTTGTGCGGCTCTTTGCCGAAGAAGCCGGTCGCATCGAAGAGATAAATGCCAAGCGTGGGAACATGGTGCGAAAAGGCGATGTGCTTTTCGTCATTTCTTCACCCACGCTGGCGCAGGAACGCGGGCTGGCCGAAATCGAGATCGACCTTGCGCAGCAGCGCATTGGCCGCATCGGCGCAGATGCAGAGGATCTTGCCGGGCGGGGCGTGATCGCCACCCAGCTGAGCAGCCTCGTGGCAAAGCGCGACGGTCTCGCGCAGCGTGAGGCGAAGCTCGTCATCAAGGCTCCCTTCAACGGCAGGATCGCCGACATGAACGCTGAAATCGCGCCGGGACAATGGATTTCGCGCAAGGAGCAGCTCGCTTTCCTGTCGGCCGACGACGGATCGGTCATACGCGGCTACGTGTCCGGCAATGACCGCGCCCGCATCGAACCCGGATCGACCGGTTGGTTCATTCCCGACGACCTCACTCAACCGAAGCTGAGAGTAGTCCTGGCATCGGTTGCGATATCAGGCGCCCAGCAACTCGAAATCCCGCAACTGACCTCGCAGTTCGGCGGCCGGATTGCCGTGCATGCCTCCGATGGCAAACGGCTGGTGCCTATCGCCGCGGAGTATGCAGTGACCGCACGCGCGGTCGACGAACGGGGCGATCCGGCCCAGACCTGGCGCGGCGTGCTCCTGCTGGACGGCCGCGCCGAGAGCCTGCTGGCCCGTGCCTGGCGACAGGTTCTCAAGGTGCTGGTTCGCGAGGCAGGAGCGTGA